The Paenibacillus dendritiformis region AGTCGAGGACAAGAACTTGTACCGATTACCGTAATGGACAAGAACATGAGCCGATTACCGATTAGATAAGTATCTAACTATGTTTCCATGCAATCTCATTAAGCTAACGGGCAGGATACTTTAAGATCATGCGAGGTGAACCGTATCACAAGTAGATCAAATTTTTAGGCTCGGGGCGTCAAGTTTGGGGGCGGGTAAAGAAAAAGCCCCAACCAATCAAGCAGTACTTCTATGCGATCGATCGAACACAAATACTAAGTCCTATCTCCTTATGCGCGTGGCCCACCGGACGGTAACTGTAAATGGAGTACTATTCGATTTACAGATCACGATATTGGAGGGACTTGTAGACTGTTGTCGAGGTTGAGGCCGTGGCCGAAATCCGTTTGCGCTACCGAAGGCTATCGACCGAATTTGACCGTCGCCAAGGAACGTTTGGAGCATCTAGGTGTGACTGTCCTTTCTATGGAAGATGATGAGCATCTTCCTTTTGAGACCAGCCAGTTCAATCTGGTGCTGAACAAGTACGAAGCTTATTCGCCGCGGGAGGTTCGGCAGGTGATCATCGATGGCGGCTACATCCTCACTCAACAATCGGGAGGCACTGATTGTCACGAGATCAACGAGCGATTCGGCGTGCCGTTAAATAGTGAATTTGCGTACTGGTGGCTCGTGACCGTCTGAAGGTGACATACTCTGGCGTTCTTAGGAGTGGGCGAATTCGCACAACTAAATTGGACGAGGTTATTAGTACTCATTTATCTGAATCTGTCGTACTATGTACAGATTACTGGCGGGCTTTCAGCTGATATGCAAGAAAAAGTAATTAGATTTAAGTCCGACGGGAAACAGCGTGTAAAGGTGTGTACCATATTCAGAATGTCAACAACTACCACAGCCGTGGAAAAACTCCTATCAACCTATTCTGAGAATAGGTACCAGAAAATGTGGCAGTCTTTATTAACTTGCTATGAGTAATTTGGAAAATATTCAACAGCTGTGTCAGAAAGTCTCGGATATAAGTATCCAGATTACGATGGAGCCATTACTAAGTATACGGATCATGTTTATACTTCATTAAAATGAACTATGTAAATGACCGCCTTTTTGTGGGCGGTTTTCTTTTGAAACAAAAATCAACAACAAGTTTTAACATAGCTCTTTGAATAAAGGCATCTACTTCTTCTCTGCTTTCAGCGCCAATGGAAATTATTACTTCTGCGCTATGGGAAGCATCTGCGGTTTTCGAACCTCTGAATTTCTCAAGCGCCGCATCCGGGAACAGCAGAATGGCAAGTTTGGCTCTCTCGTTACCAACGCTCACTGCATGGAATCGAATCTCATTGAAAAAAGCAGTTGACCTCTCAACATCTTTGACCAGCAGGTTAATCCAAATCTCATGTGACATGGCAGTAGCCTCCTGGAATATATTTTCAACCATTCCTACTATACTTTACTTCTGGCAGCAGAAGTGATTCTTATAAAGGAAACCGCAAGGTATGACATTCCTGTCATACATCCTGCGGTTTCTTTAGTAAATTTATTTACTTACCTGCTCCAGGATCTTTCTGTCAAAGTATCGATCTGGCCAAGAATGGATTTCGCATCAAAGAAGAAGTTACGTTTTATGTTTTGGAGCAGAATTGGGAAAATCCAGAGGATTAACAGGATACGATAGAGGAATAAAACAGCAGCAGCCTAGGACCTTAATTCCAGGGCTGCTGCTGCGTCTTCGTCAACATGATTGTTTTGTGTCATTGACATGGAACCGATGTTTGAACTCTTGCATCATTAATACGCAAGCAGACACGCCCAATTGACTGAGAGTTTCCCTCCTTTGCCACCTGAAAATTCACTCGAATTATACTCGACATTTGATTTCGATTAAAACAAACCGATTACTCGGTATGTTTTCAAGGGGGTTTTGAGCATGGCTCTTGACATAGTTATATTATAACTAGTAATATTATGACTATGAGAAAACTAATAAAAACACAACGTTCCCCACTAGCCATGGCCGTACTCGCACTTCTTGCAGAAGAACCCATGCACCCGTACCGAATACAGCAGCTCATCAAAGAAAGAGGAAAGGATCAAATAATTAACGTTCGCCAGCGTACGAGTATTTACCAAACCATTGAGCGTCTACTGCGGGACGGACAGATTTCTGTTAAAGAAACGTTGCGGGAAACCGGAAAACCAGATCGAACTGTCTATGAAGCAACTAAGGAAGGAAGAGAAATATTAATAGAATGGCTTCGTGAGGTGCTATCTACACCAATACAGGAGTTTCCTAATTTCCCAGTTGCAATATCGTATATCAGTATATTGTCACCGCAAGATGCCCTAGAGAAACTCGAGCAAAGGTTAGATGTATTAGAAAAAACAATACATCAGATCGATAATAATCTCCAAACCTACAAGAGTATCATTCCAAGACTGTTTATGCTGGAATCTGAATATCAAAAGGCGGTATTAGCAGCAGAATTGGAATGGGTTCGTTCTGCCAGCGAGGATATCAGGAATGGCTCCCTCTTCTGGAACGATGAGTGGCTCCGTGATATTTCGGAGCGACTGACCAGCAAAGAGGAGTAATTTTCAAAAAATGAAGAGAATTATTAAGGAGGAGTTTCGCATGATAAACAAAGATGTAACAGCAAAGGAATGGATTTAACCAAAAGCGACTTGAAAAATTCTGATCTTCAAGCAACAGACCTAATACGGAAAGTTTGACTATAGTAATCTGAAAGCAACTGATTTTAGTCAATCTGATTTAACAGGGTGTTCCTTTAAATGCAGTAACTTGGAGGACGCTGTATTTGATGGTGCCAATTTGAATGAGGCTATATTCGATAAATCCGACTTGAGGGGAGCAAGCTTTAAAGAATGCACGTTAGACAACGCTAAGATATGGATGTGCAATGTATCCGGCATAAGTTTTGATAACTTGACGTTGAAAGGTGCTAAATTTGATTATTCCGACTTAAAAGACGCATCTTTCCGAAATGCCTTTTTAATCAATGTATCATTCAAATCGGAACTAAAAAAAGTGATTTTTGATGGTGCAACGATGGAAAAAGTGACGTATGCGATACTAAA contains the following coding sequences:
- a CDS encoding VOC family protein — translated: MSHEIWINLLVKDVERSTAFFNEIRFHAVSVGNERAKLAILLFPDAALEKFRGSKTADASHSAEVIISIGAESREEVDAFIQRAMLKLVVDFCFKRKPPTKRRSFT
- a CDS encoding PadR family transcriptional regulator, producing MTMRKLIKTQRSPLAMAVLALLAEEPMHPYRIQQLIKERGKDQIINVRQRTSIYQTIERLLRDGQISVKETLRETGKPDRTVYEATKEGREILIEWLREVLSTPIQEFPNFPVAISYISILSPQDALEKLEQRLDVLEKTIHQIDNNLQTYKSIIPRLFMLESEYQKAVLAAELEWVRSASEDIRNGSLFWNDEWLRDISERLTSKEE
- a CDS encoding pentapeptide repeat-containing protein; translation: MCNVSGISFDNLTLKGAKFDYSDLKDASFRNAFLINVSFKSELKKVIFDGATMEKVTYAILKGNKANLDHVKVI